Proteins encoded within one genomic window of Pedosphaera parvula Ellin514:
- a CDS encoding leucine-rich repeat domain-containing protein, with translation MGSAKQRRKGQFFGIHLDCTFRLILLLGLMLPIAVEAQFNFTTNSGAITITGYTGSGGEVAIPSTTNGLPVTTVGNNLFEFRRFVTGVTIPNSVTNIGDQAFGDCTGLTSITIPNSVTSMGYYTFMNCTSLTNVTLGSSLTRIRDFAFAGCPKLASITIPSNVTGIDFFAFNGCKSLATVTISSGVISIGDSAFGDCSSLTDVTLPSSITTIGIFAFGGCSRLANISIPNSVTSIGDFAFESCGLTNIMIPSSVTNIGVSPFRGGWSLATINVDTNNPAYSSIAGVLFNQSQTVLIEYPAGGAASYTIPSGVIYIGDDAFEQCPSLTSITIPSSVTTLGYYAFVDCYNLTNVVMANGLITIEDDAFYSCTSLTNLTIPESVTSIGSEAFGYCSGLTGVFIPNSVTNLADFAFTWCTNLTNFTIPSSVSSIGENAFESCSSLASVTIPDGVLSIGNASFVDCASLASVSIPNSVTNIGTGAFAGCKGLTAIIIPNSVTTIGGNGFAECSLTNVTIPSSVTNIGSFVFNGCTNLSAINVDALNPAYSSVDGVLFDKSQTTLIECPGGKTGSFTISNTVTSIGDYAFVSCIYLTGVTIPNSVTNIGSWAFQECRSLTNVAIPNSVTIIKDSVFFACTSLASVSIPNSVTSIGDSSFYACTSLVSITIPGSVTQITASAFEYSPSLTSVYFEGNAPSINPGYPYLFYGDSHVTVYYLPGTTNWGATYGNAPTAPWNPHAQTSGTSFGVRTNRFGFDITGSSGLIIVVEACTNLANPVWIPVATNTLTGGSSYFGDPQWTNYPGRFYRLRSP, from the coding sequence ATGGGAAGTGCTAAACAGAGGAGGAAGGGTCAGTTCTTTGGGATTCACCTTGACTGCACCTTCAGGTTGATATTGCTGCTGGGCTTGATGCTGCCCATCGCAGTGGAGGCCCAATTCAATTTCACCACCAATAGTGGTGCGATTACCATCACGGGTTACACTGGTTCGGGCGGCGAGGTTGCCATCCCAAGCACTACCAATGGATTGCCGGTCACCACGGTCGGAAATAATTTATTTGAATTCCGCCGCTTCGTAACAGGCGTCACAATCCCCAACAGTGTCACCAACATCGGGGACCAGGCATTCGGTGATTGCACCGGTCTGACTAGCATCACGATCCCCAACAGTGTCACGAGTATGGGGTATTACACGTTTATGAACTGCACTAGCCTTACAAACGTGACGCTTGGCAGCAGCCTCACCAGGATTCGAGACTTTGCGTTCGCCGGGTGCCCCAAGCTGGCCAGCATCACAATACCCAGCAATGTTACCGGCATCGATTTCTTTGCATTCAATGGCTGCAAAAGCCTTGCCACCGTCACGATCTCCAGCGGTGTGATTAGCATCGGAGACTCCGCCTTCGGTGATTGTTCCAGCCTGACCGATGTCACGCTCCCCAGCAGCATCACCACCATCGGAATCTTCGCCTTCGGTGGTTGCTCCAGGCTGGCCAATATCTCAATTCCCAACAGCGTCACCAGTATCGGGGACTTTGCGTTCGAGAGTTGCGGCCTCACGAATATCATGATTCCCAGCAGCGTCACCAACATCGGGGTATCGCCATTTCGTGGCGGTTGGAGCCTGGCCACAATAAACGTGGATACGAACAATCCCGCCTATAGCAGCATTGCCGGGGTTTTGTTCAACCAGAGCCAGACAGTGCTGATCGAATACCCCGCCGGCGGGGCAGCCTCTTATACAATCCCCAGCGGTGTCATCTATATCGGAGACGATGCGTTCGAACAGTGTCCCAGCCTGACCAGCATCACGATCCCCAGCAGCGTCACGACCCTCGGCTACTATGCATTCGTTGATTGCTATAACCTGACCAACGTCGTGATGGCCAATGGCCTCATTACCATTGAAGACGATGCATTCTATTCCTGCACCAGCCTGACCAATCTCACGATTCCGGAGAGTGTCACGAGCATTGGATCCGAGGCATTCGGTTACTGCAGCGGGCTTACCGGCGTCTTTATCCCCAATAGCGTTACCAACCTCGCGGACTTTGCGTTCACCTGGTGCACCAATCTAACCAATTTCACCATCCCAAGCAGTGTGAGCAGCATCGGGGAGAATGCCTTCGAAAGCTGCAGCAGCCTGGCCAGCGTTACAATTCCCGACGGTGTCCTGAGCATCGGAAACGCTTCGTTCGTCGACTGCGCCAGCTTGGCAAGCGTCTCGATACCCAACAGTGTCACCAACATCGGAACCGGCGCATTTGCCGGGTGTAAAGGTCTCACCGCGATCATCATTCCCAACAGCGTTACCACCATCGGAGGGAATGGCTTCGCTGAGTGCAGCCTGACCAACGTCACAATCCCAAGCAGCGTTACCAACATCGGAAGCTTTGTCTTCAATGGGTGCACCAACCTGAGCGCGATAAACGTTGATGCGCTCAACCCCGCCTATAGCAGTGTGGATGGCGTCTTATTCGACAAGAGCCAGACCACGCTTATCGAATGTCCGGGCGGCAAAACCGGCAGCTTCACAATCTCCAATACTGTCACCAGCATCGGAGACTATGCATTCGTCTCCTGCATTTACCTAACTGGTGTCACGATTCCCAACAGCGTGACGAACATCGGGAGCTGGGCGTTCCAAGAGTGTCGCAGCCTGACTAACGTCGCGATTCCCAACAGCGTCACCATTATTAAAGATAGTGTATTCTTCGCCTGCACCAGCCTGGCTAGCGTCTCGATTCCCAACAGCGTCACCAGCATCGGAGACAGTTCGTTCTATGCCTGCACCAGCCTGGTCAGCATCACGATCCCCGGCAGTGTCACCCAAATCACGGCCTCTGCGTTCGAATACAGCCCCAGCCTGACAAGTGTTTATTTCGAAGGTAACGCCCCCAGTATTAATCCCGGGTATCCTTATTTATTTTACGGGGATAGCCATGTGACCGTCTATTACCTCCCCGGGACAACGAACTGGGGCGCGACGTATGGCAATGCTCCGACGGCGCCGTGGAACCCACACGCGCAGACCAGCGGAACCAGTTTTGGTGTGCGGACGAATCGGTTTGGTTTCGATATCACTGGTAGCAGTGGATTGATCATAGTTGTAGAAGCCTGCACGAATCTGGCCAATCCCGTTTGGATTCCGGTGGCAACCAACACACTCACTGGCGGTTCATCCTATTTCGGCGATCCACAGTGGACAAATTATCCCGGTCGTTTCTATCGCCTCCGCTCGCCATAA
- a CDS encoding tetratricopeptide repeat protein, which produces MNYKKRLTIPLKNGQADKFQGLSRAVFMKQLVIVLLFLGVVSHHGLATEPSPQDLARQLITAFNAGQKNQFTPAALATNELILQKAEKDYPDDPSIHSALGACYMAQENMPACVGSMEKAYVTSKHDPRTGMMYALALKMNKELSKAYSVDKEMVAEHPDIPQLQFSLATLEMTIQKYDEAVAILEPLWAKAPANLPEKDKGTINFMLGLCYLYNGQHAKAISSLENANSHFPNAGMIYNVLGEAYLKGGEPDKAKDFLEKALAINPKLPSALYYRGICLERSGDSEHANKCFQECYRFGKDWLRDNGEDYYLMAQVCSKISKQEEADDYRKQASQLLYTYQAPWKKN; this is translated from the coding sequence TTGAACTACAAAAAAAGGTTAACGATACCCTTAAAAAATGGACAAGCGGATAAATTCCAAGGATTATCGCGAGCCGTCTTTATGAAGCAACTTGTCATTGTTCTCTTATTTTTAGGGGTTGTCAGCCATCATGGTCTTGCAACTGAACCATCTCCTCAGGATTTGGCTCGCCAATTAATCACGGCTTTCAATGCCGGTCAGAAAAATCAATTTACTCCGGCAGCACTGGCGACCAATGAATTGATTCTGCAGAAAGCTGAAAAGGACTATCCCGATGATCCCTCAATTCATTCCGCGCTTGGCGCCTGTTATATGGCCCAGGAAAACATGCCTGCTTGTGTCGGGAGTATGGAGAAAGCTTATGTTACCTCCAAGCACGATCCCAGGACAGGAATGATGTATGCGCTTGCTCTTAAAATGAACAAAGAGCTTTCGAAGGCATACTCTGTGGATAAGGAAATGGTGGCAGAACATCCTGACATTCCACAATTACAGTTCTCGCTGGCAACCCTCGAGATGACGATTCAAAAATACGATGAAGCAGTCGCGATTCTCGAGCCTTTATGGGCAAAAGCTCCAGCAAATCTGCCAGAGAAGGACAAGGGAACTATAAATTTTATGCTCGGACTTTGTTATCTCTATAATGGGCAACATGCCAAAGCGATCTCCTCTTTGGAAAATGCAAACTCCCACTTCCCGAATGCAGGCATGATTTATAATGTTTTAGGCGAGGCGTATTTGAAAGGCGGCGAACCAGACAAAGCAAAGGACTTTTTAGAAAAGGCATTGGCCATCAATCCCAAACTCCCATCAGCCCTGTATTATCGGGGCATTTGCCTTGAGCGCTCAGGCGATAGCGAGCATGCAAACAAGTGCTTCCAAGAGTGTTATAGGTTCGGGAAAGACTGGTTGCGGGATAATGGCGAGGACTATTATCTCATGGCACAAGTTTGCAGTAAGATTTCAAAGCAGGAAGAAGCCGATGATTACAGGAAACAGGCTTCGCAGTTGCTCTATACGTATCAGGCCCCTTGGAAGAAAAACTAG